AAATAATATCTATCtactattaaaatgttttacaaATTTACGAAAATTTCAATGTTTGAGTGATGCCTATGTCAATTCTTTGCCTATAACATTCCAGTTTTTCACAATTTCGTCTTTTCCTTAATGTTTTCTAACGGtagaaaattaatattgatgACGAGATATCCTCCTGCGAATGGGCATGTCCGGTTGCCTCATCGTTATCTATGGTGTCGCTGCTCTTTCCTGCCCAGCCTAGGCAACGAAAAGTTgtttgttgaataaaaaaactaCTGAAGGATTCTAATACAAtggttttattaaaataaaagtattacaTACACATCGTCATTGATGTGAGAATGCACGTTGATCGAGTTACCTGTAAAATCGCTGCAAGTTCCAAACTTATGCAAGTTGTTTGCAAGTCCTCCAATGCAGATATGCTCAGGTGAGTTTACCTTCATcctaagtaaaaaaaaataatttgaatgaaacacgcaataaactaaaaccagGTATATATTGGAGTTGGAAACATATAAAACGCAATTTTTAAAGATATAAAGTTTTCATAAAGTCTGTGAAATGTAAACTACTACTACCAGTTCTCCGATAGCACTTCAGCTACAAGATCTGACCAATCAGCTACAAGATCTGAAACATATCATATTGTTGTTATATGTCCATCTGAAtatgttattttcatttcatacaaATACATTCATACATTTCATTCAGTAAACTGTGTAGATAAAACAGTGAATAAGATTGATTACCTAACTCCAAGGCACATGGCATTTGGGTATCCATTTTCAGCATAAGCTCGAAACTGTAGATAACCAGgttcaacaaattctttgacaTTTGGCGGAATCATATTCATTATATCGGTATCATTTCCTTTATCGAATGTTATCGGAGCGGTCAGCCCATTCTGAACTGCTTTATCTGAATACAAAATCGAAAGATAAATTACATTAAAACATTGCGTTGAAAAATGTTCTGCCATGTATAAACAGCAATGAAATAAAATGGTTGTAAAATTTgttaatatgaataaaaaaatacacaGGTCCTCAACGAATATTTTTTGTGCCACCATTGTTCGTTACTTTACCTTCAGATAACAACAGAAAGATAACGATAAATAATTTGGTAATTGTAAGTATTGTAGCAAAGGTCTTCAATTCAATGTTCGGCCAATCAATACAATTATTAATGGGATTTTAGCAATTGCGTTGCCGAATTTCACGAGGAAGGATGGCGCTTCGAGAGACATCCAGTCGCCTTCTATTGATGTTCACTTATCTCTGAGAGCAGAgagagaaattttatttcattcatcaAACCATGAACATACAATATATgcaaacatttataaataatgataaaaaaaggATGCTCATGTGTATGACTGGGAGACAACGATACGACCTTATGGGGTCAGAGTTCTTTATGGTCAATCAGAGTCTGATacaagaattttcaaatttggaagtattaaataatcatgttttgtcgtaggatcatcatttattcagctgaAAATTTGACATGTATTACATATCAATTAATGGGAAAgatttaatataatatacacaaatttagtacaataaaagcGCAGGTTTGTACGACTTTATCAATATATACGTCTAAGCTGTATCCGTTTTCAAATGAATCTGTTAGTTTACAACGTTAATATGCACCCGTCTTTCTAGTTGATATCATTTGAGATATAGAAACTTAACCACGTCTTCATAAACTGAtcaataaaacaatcaaaataaaatccaacACTCACTCGGAGTAAATAAATCCTTCAACGTTATGAATATATCCAGAATATAATTTGACAGATCATCAAGAtgtgatttttcaattttttgtccatttttccTGTAAACAATTAAATGAAACGTGATCATCAGCATCCAACACTGTTCAAGAGATTGAGAAACAGGAAATGGTAAGTGACAAATTGTCATTCGCATTTCAGCTTAAGATAAAACGCAAATGTTCTTTATAGAGAATTCAGTCGAATTCACTACATcaaaaaaaaagtcattttCGTTTTACTATCTCTTCAACATTACCTCAATatgaaatattaagaaaaaatcCTGCAACTATGAAACTATTATTGCATTAATATCATTATCAGTATTTTCTGGTCACGTGAATTTCGAACTCCTAACCATCACAAACGGTTATCAGAGACACCTTGTGATCGAACTAAAAATCATAAACGGAATATATAATTCTTCAACGCTGATTAATGTGCAAAACGTGGTCGATTATGAGCAGTTAAATTGGCCAACAAAcaagacaagagagctacgcccaaatatatggacacgtctgttcgcagtacagtaccgattaccgtaccgtcagatcacagtctacaaatatattcacaccaagcgaagcagtacagtaggacacaaaatggcgtccgatgtccgcagaacgtttaatgacgtcatagcaaacaaaaacaaatctcacagagctcacagaaatatttaaaataaataaaagtaatagccttctggagaaagatttcatcttcaaccactaaaaaaaaagcaattggtccagtaatcaaatagaaaagtgttttttaatatttcctctaggtgtgttattctgtgtcaaacaacaagaacaacaagaacaacataacattgaaacaatcgttatgtccactacgtgtcaaAAAACTTCACAAACACAATGAGGTGTCATAATAGCAAATCATTCTCTAAACATATTTTAGTCATTCACA
The sequence above is a segment of the Styela clava chromosome 7, kaStyClav1.hap1.2, whole genome shotgun sequence genome. Coding sequences within it:
- the LOC144411676 gene encoding uncharacterized protein LOC144411676; its protein translation is MTSVKGSVTKGSFQLDYLTAIAYTTNTDPGLGGFFFVVHSKKYWNSVKPTELQKSSQNQYFTQVQFSGKPSNVVICYLLLARKNGQKIEKSHLDDLSNYILDIFITLKDLFTPNKAVQNGLTAPITFDKGNDTDIMNMIPPNVKEFVEPGYLQFRAYAENGYPNAMCLGVRMKVNSPEHICIGGLANNLHKFGTCSDFTGWAGKSSDTIDNDEATGHAHSQEDISSSILIFYR